The nucleotide sequence CAGTATGATCCATGATTATAGAGGATTTCATGACACAAATACTGGGTGCATCAGAGCCCCACCATACAAAGAAACGAAGAGATGTGCTGGTGGGGATCTCCTAAAGATGCAGTGCAGACTGTTTCTACCTCACAAGCACAACCGTAGCTAGCTTGCCTTATGCATAGAAGGAGCAAATCATGAACACAGAAGACCAGAACTTCAATCTTTATCATAGAATTGTGAACATAGAAACACAGTAACATGTTATGCTGCTATTGATTTCTGATTGGGGGATTCAACTAGATCCAGGATCAAGCGCAGGAAGCCTGCAATGCAAACTGATCGATTTATCTGTTTGGAGCGTACCTGGCACAAAGAACTGGAAAATTTCAGTCAAGCAAGCGCCTTGTGGAGCAATCCCATAGAAGGCAGAATCGGGCTTTGCCAGATGACATTGGAGAGACTTGGCAAAATGCTTCAGGGGCACTAGGACCGTCATCGCGTCTCCCCTCTCAATCGCTCTCTGCGTCCGAGATTGAGCGCTCAAATTCCGATCCTCCGCTGGAACCTCGGCTTTCTCCCCAATGACCGGTAATCGACCAAACTCCGCGCCAAGCGTGATCAAAGTAGTCGAAGTTTGCAAGTGCAAATCCCCATACTTGGTTATGGAAAGGTCGATCAAGTCCCCAACGTGCCTCATTCGATCGACGAAGCTCTGCAGCTGATTCATGTGCGGGACCTGAACTAGGGTTTGCGGCAAATCCTGAGCCGCATCCAAAGCCGCTTGAAGTTCCAGCAAATCGGCTCTGGACAAGGGTTTCGAGATCGGAACGTCCTGAATCACGGCGGTTTTGTAACCCTTCGTCTCGAAAGTGAGGAACGGCATCGGCTGCTGCGAATGAGGCGGAAGCTTCTTCACGAGCTTGAGCTGGAGAGGATTGGACGAAGCGTGAGCTAGGGTTTGAGGATTGCTGAATTCGGCATAGATGGTGACAATGCTGCGGAGGGCGCGGTGGAGGAGGGAGAGGTCGACGGCGAAGGCGATGCGATCGTCGTTCTGGCTAGAGATGCGGTAGTCGTGGAAGAGGGCTTCTTTGCGGAATTGGGCGATGGATTGGAGGCCTTCGCCATTGAGGAGATTGTGGAGGAAGATTACGTGATCTCGGGTGAGATAGAGATGACAGGTTCTTCCGATTTTGTCTAGGGCTGGGAGGAACCTCTTCTCCAGCAGGTTGACGCCATTGTCGGTCAGGAAGGCCTTGAACTTCATCTTTGCTTTGGTTTCGGTTTCAGATTCTGATGGGGAGTACAGAGGAGTCGTTCAGTTCGTATTGGTGGCCCGTAATCTGGGGAAGGCGTGATGAAAATGGAGGGAATCATCTTGTTTGGGTGGAGGGAAAGTGAAGGAAAATGGAGGGAATTGTTTTGCTGGTTGATGTttggatatttaatttaatgaatgaattgaaaagGATAAATcggagaaaataaataaattattattaaaaagaatGAGTCATCATTGATTATGGGTCAAATATCACTGTGTTcatataaaatgatttaaagataaatttgtgattttgtttttaaatgttaatgaaaattattgttattgatAAAGATggatagtttttttaattttgatatgaaaaataggagaacCTAATTAcagagttaaaattaaaatcaatagcTTAAAGAGGCTTCTTACCTTATTGCAAGAAGTTTATATTAGCCATCGAAGTACAGGTCAAGTGATTGGATCATGATAAGTTGATATTCACACCAAATCGTGGGTTTGATTCCTTATTTTGTGCACTGAAGAAAAGCCTTCACATGCAATTTATCTTTTATGTCGAAATTAAGGACACGAGCGATGAAAGACCATGGAAAGACTATAATTTCAAGAAGCTTGTATTAacaatttttgttaatatttttattatgagTATTTTTCGGACCATTTCTTATGGGTTGGACTCGACCCAGCAGGTCGCCCCAATCTCCTAAAGCCCAATAAGTTTAAAGCCGAGCTCATCAAAACAAAGTCACACGTCGTTGAGACCTAAGCTCAAATCGCGGAACCAGACGAGCTCCCAACGATGCTTCCAGCTCGCTAGCCTAACTGTTTAGTTTACATAATAACAAAGACCGCGGAACAACCGGAAGTAGGGACCTACCTACTTTATGTAAAGCAAAGCAGATCCCTAATAATACGAAATCCACTCCAatttttatggaattaattaaGGACACTTTGTCCCCCATGGCAGTATCTTTCCATTTATGgattttatgaatattttaaacaccctacactataaataggggtcaaaacaTTATTGTAAGGGGATGGGCAACaataatatattgttactcTGCTGAAATAAGCAGAGAACAATCGTGAACTATGCATCATTTTGACCAAATCACATAAAAATTTCCTTTCgtgtgatttattattaattttcattagtttcttctctttaaatttatgttcatttttttattgtggGCCTACGAATCACGATTGACAAACTCTAAACGTCGACAtttctaatataaaaaattataatactaTTGACACGATAGTATCAAATCAAAGAAGCGTAGTTTTAAAATAtacctaaatatttttagaGAGATTATGGATATCTATCGAGCTTTATACACTAGTTAGTGATGGTAAAAGTTTAACATATGTTATGATGTGCACACACCTTGACATAGCAACACACCTTGATATTTGCTATGCCATGGGATTAATCGGTCgatattaatcaaattttggAAGATCACATGGGGAAGCGATTAAGAGGACTTTGAGATACTTTACAGACATGCAAATTAtgctctatatttttttaatgaaaaaaaaaaattgtgcgCATTCACATCTCAAATGTCATGTAAACTACCATGTACATGCTATGTAGATAAAGTgggaaaaatgatatttatagaatacaataaaatatggttgaaaatttcttaaataattaaattagtctAACTATCACTCTTTTAAGAGGACCCATTTGGTTAGACAATATGATTTTAAAAGGATTGGGAATGAGATGGAATGATTTCCATTCTATTACCATGTTTAGTATGGTAAAAATGAAATAGTAGTTGTCCCTGACAGAGCCAAGTGGTAAAAAGGGGACTGTAAAGGGTAGTCATGTTGAAGACTGTTAGCGTGAAATTAATTATTGggggaaataattatttctagGGGTGATCCTTGATAAGTATTAGTGGACGCAGTTTCCAACCTTACCCACTTGGACATATCCCGCGATTTACCTCTCTCGTGATGACTTAAGGGCGAGTTCGACGAGAAGCACGAGTGATGGTacgtaatctaaaaaaaaaatgaaatagtaGTTGTTCTTCGAGGCATAGTTTGAATAACAAATGATGGGACCTGATATATCGATGTCATCTCAATGGGTTGCAAATTCGAACTCTAATATTCCCAAAAGTACATCCCATAATTTATTTCCTCCAACAAAATTAAGAGACTGAATGCTGGAAGCACTCATAAGAAAGGGTCGTCTCAAGAATAAAATAGTTATTCTATTCTATTGTCATAATTGATATTCCTTAATGTGGATGGTAATCCATCAACAAGAATGCCCTTATGgtataaaaattgattttttttaatgttatataATTCAATAAATTCAAGTAGTTATTGAATatattagaaaaattatttttgttcttcGGATAAAagcattaataaaatttaaaaaaaaggtaattttctattttaataaaaagaaaaataatattcatgccaaaaataatttttcaatatttttttaataaaattaataaaaacaattttttaataaaattaaatattattttatttttattataataatttatcttttattacaataaaattatttttttaatttaacaaaaatttattgGATGCGATCAACTATTCTGGCTGGGAAAATGTGCGGTTGACGATGGAAGAGATGGGGGGTCGTAATGGTTCCTACATAAGGGATGATGGGTGAGGGCCGGACCTATAGTGAGGCCCAAGAGGAGGTTGTCTCAGGCccataaattttgtcattttttggGGCTCATAAGTTTTTTCCAAGCCCACTCTCAATCAATGCCttctgcaaacccttctccctctctggctctctcgccctcgcctctgGCTTGCTCGCTCGCGGCTCGCCGTCGCCTCTCGGTCGGTAGCTGGGGAGGTGGCATCTGTGGCTACTGGATCTGGCTCTCTAACACTTGCTCTCGCTGGGTGACTGGGTCGCTCGCCTCTTTGCATTGCCATTGGGACactttggttcaatctttggtgTTGTGTTCTGTTCGGGTTCAAATTCAATACCAGTGACAAAAAAATCttttggttcaatctttggtgTTGTGTTCTTGTTCTTGGCAGACAGGCATTGGACACTGGCCAGTGGGCATCATCCCTTCATACCCTAGAGACCAAGAGACTAgaggtaagttaatttatttgatcatgttctatttaatgtgtatttctattttattttggctAATTTAACACCTATAATGAGTTTAGGAATTTTGACTTTAGGTTTTTTGCTAATTGTTATTTGAGTACTTCATTTAGTTAGGAATTGCTGTGGCTGAGATGTGTTAATTGTGGCTGAGATGCgttaattgtgattgaataCTTGAATTGTCCAtgctaaaattgttaaatttcttattttattttttgatatgatatgaatatttatttattttttgatgttttattataaaaaaataaaatttaaatttacattacaATTTAGGGccccatttttacatttcgacTCAAGTCCCCAAAATCTCAGGTACTGCCTGGATGGGTCATGGTTGTTTGTGGTGGTATTGATAGAATAAGGGTCAGAACAATGGAAATGGTGGTTGTTCATGCTATTTGTGGTGGTTATCGATAAAGGATAGTGGTTCCCATGCAGGAGATGTATTGGTTTAGGCTGAAGGAGGTTCAAATTGGTGGAGATGGTGGTTGTTCATGTTGGAGGTCTGCGGTTTACCGTGGAGATGGTGATTGTTTGGGTGGTTTCCAAAGGTTAGATCAGTGGAAAATAGAGCCAACTCGGCTAAGAAGGCATCTAGGTGGCTGCCTAAGGCCTCGCATTTACGAAGGCCTCAAAATTttgcaatttatatatattttttcttttttctttttaataataaatattttattaagaaaaatttgagcCTAAAATAAAATCCAGCTTTCACATAGATACACGGACAcccaaatcaataatcaatttaCAACGCTTTGCCCAACAATCAGGAATGGATATGTTGtaatcacttgtattagattagctcTTAGATTATCTCGGGAGGGTTTTCTGTTGTAAACTAGTTTGTTGCATTTAAGTATCACTTGTGTTATTCTAGAAGGTTTACTTCTAGAAGGGTTAGTTAGTGGTTTAGTCCGGTTTAACTACTAGCTTAGTCTGTTTTCAGGTTACCGCCtctatagtttataaatagaggtcgggAGAGAGGCATTTAGAGGGATTCTATTGTTCTGTCTTGtgtcgagaaagagagaggggtaTGCGCAAGGTTATACTTGAGAGTAAAGAGGGGatatctttgtaatcttgggtaGGGAAACTCTATACAGTTTTGGGTATAAGGCTGTGGGAGAGTTTTAGTGCATGTAATCCTCTTGTTCATCATTTCAAGATAGTGAAAATGGCACCTCAAGGCAGTCTAGATGTAGGTCTTCATTAGAAGACTGAACCAGAATAAAATCTGGTGTCTTGTGCACATGGTTGCTTACTGTTTtcggttcttaatttttgcATTGTGTGTTTCCGATTTCTATTCTTATCGTGTGAGGTTGTGAGACTTGTATCTTGAGTGGTTTGGTTGTCTAAGATCCTAAGTGCATATGTCATAGAGAGAGCTGAGTGTTTATTCCAACAGGATAGCTTTTTGCTCAACTTGCACCAACCTTCTTAGAGTTTCAaggaaaaattagttttgttttttttctttgtttattgtagtaAGTTTTTTAGCTTTTTTTGATCTCtcatacattatattttagttgaaaattcactatcattaagagattattgtattttgtagttgattgaacttcaactttttttttcttttttaaattaatgaaatgataGAATTTTCCCATAGaaatgtgtattatttattttttataaacaaaattaatactCTTGAGAAGGCCCTAACAAAAATTTTCGCCTAAAGCCCCCAAGTTGGTTGAGCTAGCTTTGCAGGAAAAGGGTAGGAAATTAAACTaggaaaagggaaaaggaaaaaggaagaagatggaaaaggaaGTGTCTGAGGTTAATTTTTCAGTAGTAGACAGCGACAACAACTTTCGAGGTAAGACTTGTGGGAGTTGAGTAGATGGAGAGGttacatatcaaatcatggtaAGTATATAAGCACGACACATTGTAAATTTAAACAAGATGAGGGTCACAACCATTTCGTGAGATGGATAtcatttcttccattttatGAGGGAATGCACTTTCCTTCACATGAGGAAATGGGCATTCCCTAGGGAATCCCATTCCATTTCCTCAATGCAACAAAACAAGCTTTTGAATGAATAtcatttccatttccattcccATTCCCTCGAGGCCTATTTCATCCAACCAATGACCCTTTAGCCTTAACAGGCTTGCACACACACAAGACATGAGCACATCCTCAAACACATAACTCTCACATATCTATAGATGAAAAAAAATTCCTCTACCTATTTTTGTCACCCTTTTTATAATACCTTGTATTCCATtgtgttttgagaaatattaatggagaattttttacattttttggttatttttatgaaattttgggagaaattagaTGATTAGATTATGTTTTTGAtgaacatatataatataaggttGGAAAGGTTACAAGTGAATAGAATTGCTCGCAAATAACTCAAAGCTTGTCTCAATTATTGCTTGTTCAAgttcaacaaaaacaaaattaagctCCATTTTTAAGTGCATTTAGTAAACAAGTTGAATATGAGCTTTAAGGTGTTCAACTCATTTGGCTCATGAACAAACTCATTCATGTCTTGTTTGTATCCTTGTTTATTAGCTTGTTTGTAAATAGTTTATAAGTTTGTTGGGagcatattttgaaaataatttgtgtttttttataattgagaatatttttgctatattttttatgttaagatattaatatatattaaaatacactgattttatatgttctataaAAAACAAGCTTGAAATCAAGTTTAAATACactgatttttttataattgggAGTAGGGTTTTTttgttatgtgtgtgtgttttttttggggggagggggtgttCATAAAGCATGTTTCATTTTTTACCAAAGCTCCTTTTTGTTTAGTAAActttctctttgcactatttgACCCTGTGCTTGTTTTTGGTCCATAGATGAGGTCCATAACAATGGTTGGTTCCATTCCCTTATTCTCACAATAATAGTTTGGTCCACATAAACTAACATAGTTGGATTATCTGTCATCTAGTTGTTTGATTAAGTAGCACCATGACCTGGGGTGTGATATGGTGTTTGTTTACAAGTTTCCTCTGCCCATTCCCCTTAGTTTTAGTAATATGGTTGCTTGTAAGCAGCTTGTGACCAGCATATCCAATATGGCTGCAAGACAAGTGTCAAATAGGTCGTGATATGCAAGACAAGTAAATGGGTTGGTGCACGTGAAGAAACATGTTTCTTAATTTTAGATAGATGGTTTCTGCATGTCATGTGTACATAAGCAAACTAACTACTGGCTTTATTTCTTTGACTTGCAATCATACTGTTTTTTGTACTTGTTTCTTTCTTGATACCTCCACATAAAGTAACCATCATAACTTCTTATATGTAAGGTCGTAACTCTCTTGGGatgggggattttggaagaattGTAATTCATATTTAATACTTCTGTTTTCTAGTATTGTTTTGCAACTTTTTGAACCTTTGTTTGATCCCCATAGCTTATATAATTTAGGTGCCACTTATTTGACTTTGCAGAAATAGGATCAAAATGTGATCTTTGCCAACTTTAGACTCTGTTTGAGTCTTCTTGCGTCCACTTTTGACTCTAGCTGTTGGGAAGGCCAGTCAGGTACATTGCATTACAAGGAAGACATAGAAAGAAATAACTTAATGAGTGGTTGGAGATATcatttactatttatatatttatgtattgttTTTAAGAATCACATACCAGTTACATGTTAGAATGGTAACTGCCCTGAGGATGAGGTATAATtagaaatgaacaaaaatagtgaaGGAAACTCGTAGTTGCATCTGTTTGCAaaagtgatttaatttattGCTATGCTTTTCTTATAAGACAGATCAGGAATCAAGATACTCATTTGCATCAGGTTTATTGAGTTTATAATTGACTTTATTTTTGTCTTACACATGCAATGGCCTATTACGCATGGCAGGTTTGACTCTTTTTTGTACTCATTGCATGTGTCATCTGTTTGTTTAACTATTGTtgtttcaaaatgttttagaaTCAGAGCTTGGTTGCCACCACAAACCAGTTGAATTATCCACAACGTGAAACTCGGCCTTCTGGAGAAACCACTTTGTGTAATAAAAACCATTTATGCCTGCATTTCTAATGGACAGCAGTTAGAACCACCAGAACCAAGAGAACTGGAGGGTTTGATTACGAACAGAACAACAAGGATAGATGTTCCATTGTGGGATCAGGGTGGGCTAGTTGTGTTGTTTAACTCATGTTACCATAAAAACACTAATAATCTAgcaatttatgaatttatttggaGGTAATGAAAATGATGAACTTTCATTCCAAAATTCTGAATGTAGCAATCCAAGGCCATTACAttgtttttgatatttatttgcTTCCCAAAAAGGGGGCTCTTATTTCCATGATGTTGTGGTTTTCCCTGattaattcaaaacaaaaatatactgtgatgtttgtttttgttggatGCAAAATTGTTAAATGAAATTACTATAAAATATTGTAGAAAATGCAGTACTTTACCCAAGTTTATTCTTGTAGGGCCACAGTCTAAAATGGGCAGTATATGATGTTACCACTCATTCAATATACCTAGATTTGGTGATTTTAGTACTTTTAGCATTTACTAGTTTTAGGGTAAAAATTTCCCAAGTCCTAGGTTCAATTATTTGCTAGTGTGATTTGAGTACTCTGTGTCTCCTTGACTTTTTTTTGGTACTTTCTCTTTGTTATCTCTTCTATATTTCTCTCTCCCCACTTGTCTTCCCTAATCACATTGTTTAAATCCTCTGCACTCTTTTCCCTACATGCATCAAATTTGTGGTTTATCTTGCTGTTCTTTTCTTGCATTTTGGGGATTGAAGCGCAGAATAGGAATGTGATAATTTGCTTCCAGTTTTCTTTTggtaaatttaatttcatcatCAGAATGAATAAATTGTGTTAACTATATTTAGCTTGTGAAGAATTCTGGCCTAGCTATGTTCTATTACTTGAATTGACTATTACACATTAACTAGACCAAAATTTCCAGGTCAGGACTTTATGGGTCAGTGTTCTTTTGACACTATTATCTTGGGATATTCATGAATTCTGCTGATGTTATGTGTGATTTAGGTTCAGATAGGTCTATGCCAATTAATTATGCAGGCAACAGACTTCACCCTACTGCATTATGCATGAATCACCAAAGTTTATAGGGAAATACAAGCACATAGTTTTCTGAAAGTGAATAATTATTCATGTATTAGTATAGTTATCTTAGTCTGCTGCTCTTTCTGTCTCTCGCCCATTTTTTAACAGTTTTGTTTATGAAAGTTGAGTATATAAGGTTCTAACATTAATAAGAATTAAATATCCTAGTAATAATAGATTGGAGACCCAAACAGCCATATGCATATATGATTGATTCTGTAATTGTAATGTTTTTCTCCATTTAAAACCTTTGTTTGAtgctctctctcactctcctttTCTTTTACTGTTCAGATGGATGAAGTTTCTCTGAATAGTGAACCTGTATATGATGACGAAGCTGATGAATTTGAGATTGAAGGGGATTGTGAAATGACAGAATATATTGGCCAAAGCGGGCTAATTCAAGGAGAAAATCCCCTTCCTCCTTGTGTAGGGATGGAGTTTGAATCCTATGAGGATGTTTATTACTTCTACAATTGTTATGCTAAGGAACAAGGATTTGGAGTAAGGGTAAGCAACACATGGTATAGGAAGAGTAAAGAAAGATATAGAGGAAAACTAAGCTGCAGCAGTGCAGGTTTCAAGAAAAAAAGTGAGGCAAATCGCCCTAGACCAGAGACAAGAACTGGTTGTCCAGCAATGATAAAGTTCAGGTTGATGGACAACAATAGGTGGAGGATAATTGAAGTGGAGCTCGAGCACAACCACCTGATTAGTCCTGCAAGTggaaagttctataaatcccATAAAAACATGGGTATTGGAGCAAAACGACCACTGCCTTTAGATAGTCCTGAAGATGCTCAAAAATTTAGATTGTTTCGTACTGTCATCATTGATACAGAGGATAACAAGATGGTGTATGATGATGATCGAGCATTCGGGAATAATGTTGATTATTCCAATCAATTGAAGTTTAAACAGGGAGATGCACAAGCTATTTACAGATTCTTTTGCCATTTTCAATTGATGAGTTCAAACTTCTTCTATGTAATGGATCTCAATGAGAAAGGATATCTGCGGAATGTGTTCTGGGCTGATGCAAGGTGCAGGGCTGCTTATGGTTATTTTGGTGATATAGTTGCAATTGATGCTACATGCTTGACGGAAAAATATGAAGTGCCACTAGTAGTTTTTACTGGGGTGAATCACCATGGACAATGTGTACTGTTCGGCTGTGGACTTCTTGCAGGTGAGACAGTAGAGTCATTTACATGGCTGTTTAGGGCTTGGCTTACGTATATGTTAGGACGTCCACCACAAGCTATAATTACTGGTCAAGGCGAATCATTGCAGGCTGCTCTTTCTGATGTTTTTCCCAGAGCTTATCGATGTATTTGTTTGTCGCATATCATTAATAAAGTTCCTGAAGAACTGGGAAGCTTGGATCAGTATGAAGCCATTAAGGTGGCTTTGACTAGAGCAGTTGCCCAGTCTTTGAAGGCAGACGAGTTTGAAGCAGCTTGGGAAGATATGCTTCAGCGGTATGGAATCAGGGATCATAAATGGCTAAAAACATTGTATGAGGACCGTAAAAGGTGGGTACCGGTATATCTGAAGGAGGCATTTTTAGCAGGAATGTTTCCAGTTGGACCTAGTCAGAGAGTGACTTCAGTTTTTGAGGGATTTTTGCATAAATACACTCCGCTGCATGAGTTTCTAATGAAGTATGATCAAGCTCTACAGAAAAATCGTCAAGAAGAAGCCTTGGCAGATTTGGAGTCAAGAACTTCTAGTCCAGCACTGAAATCGAGATTTTATTTTGAGTTGCAGCTCTCAAAGCTGTACACAAATAACATATTCAAGAAGTTCCAGAGTGAAGTGGAGAGAGTATACTCTTGTTTTAGCGCAAGACAGGTAAGTGGTGACGGTTCAATAATTACGTACGTGGTCAAAGTGCATCCTGACGGCACAGAAAGTAGCAGGGAAACGAGAGACCACGAGGTTATCTACAACACATCCGAAGCAGAGGTTCTTTGTGCATGTGGTTTGTTCAACTCCCAAGGATACTTGTGCAGGCATTCCCTGAGCGTATTAAAACAGAATGGCATTGAAGAGATTCCGGCTCAATACATTCTTTCGCGGTGGAGAAAGGACATCCCTCGCAACTATGTTTTTGAACACGGGTGCAGTGGTATCAATATCGACAACGCGGTTCACAGGTACGATAACTTGTATAAATGGGGTTTGCAGGTTGTGGAGGAAGGTAGGAGGTCGGAAGATTGTTACAAGTTTGCAATGCAAGCATTGGATGAGATATTGAGCAATGTTCGACTGGCCGAGGAACTTGCAGACCCCAAGTCTTTGTAGTTACAACTATATTAAAAGCATAACGCGATCTCTTTTTTCTGAAAGATCGATCATTTCGACCATTTGGAAAGGTTAAAATGACATCTCTGTAAATTTTTGTACAGAAAATATCTTGGGAATAATGTGAGTGTTCGTAAAACTGATGTGTTGAAATGTTCTTTGCCATGTCTGCAACTCAGCTTCTTGATTAGTTGCTCCTGCCCAGCCATATTAGAACAGGTAATGTTGCTTGTCACTGCCTGtgattggaaaatattttggaCTTTGGCCTCCTTTTTATACTTCTTGGTTGCTTCTCTGAGTTGTCCCATTCTATAGTAGCAGgtgttttcttttactttttttgtaattatttttcttttagtgtATATTAAGTAAATTTACCGAACATGAGCCGCTTACTCATAGTTTTTCACTATGATGTGCATTTCATGTCGTTCGTCGCCATGCTTCAATTTGTCTAAGACGTGAATAACTTACaaattatctatattaaaaaagtATA is from Diospyros lotus cultivar Yz01 chromosome 2, ASM1463336v1, whole genome shotgun sequence and encodes:
- the LOC127795864 gene encoding protein FAR1-RELATED SEQUENCE 6-like, translated to MDEVSLNSEPVYDDEADEFEIEGDCEMTEYIGQSGLIQGENPLPPCVGMEFESYEDVYYFYNCYAKEQGFGVRVSNTWYRKSKERYRGKLSCSSAGFKKKSEANRPRPETRTGCPAMIKFRLMDNNRWRIIEVELEHNHLISPASGKFYKSHKNMGIGAKRPLPLDSPEDAQKFRLFRTVIIDTEDNKMVYDDDRAFGNNVDYSNQLKFKQGDAQAIYRFFCHFQLMSSNFFYVMDLNEKGYLRNVFWADARCRAAYGYFGDIVAIDATCLTEKYEVPLVVFTGVNHHGQCVLFGCGLLAGETVESFTWLFRAWLTYMLGRPPQAIITGQGESLQAALSDVFPRAYRCICLSHIINKVPEELGSLDQYEAIKVALTRAVAQSLKADEFEAAWEDMLQRYGIRDHKWLKTLYEDRKRWVPVYLKEAFLAGMFPVGPSQRVTSVFEGFLHKYTPLHEFLMKYDQALQKNRQEEALADLESRTSSPALKSRFYFELQLSKLYTNNIFKKFQSEVERVYSCFSARQVSGDGSIITYVVKVHPDGTESSRETRDHEVIYNTSEAEVLCACGLFNSQGYLCRHSLSVLKQNGIEEIPAQYILSRWRKDIPRNYVFEHGCSGINIDNAVHRYDNLYKWGLQVVEEGRRSEDCYKFAMQALDEILSNVRLAEELADPKSL
- the LOC127795178 gene encoding checkpoint protein hus1, which gives rise to MKFKAFLTDNGVNLLEKRFLPALDKIGRTCHLYLTRDHVIFLHNLLNGEGLQSIAQFRKEALFHDYRISSQNDDRIAFAVDLSLLHRALRSIVTIYAEFSNPQTLAHASSNPLQLKLVKKLPPHSQQPMPFLTFETKGYKTAVIQDVPISKPLSRADLLELQAALDAAQDLPQTLVQVPHMNQLQSFVDRMRHVGDLIDLSITKYGDLHLQTSTTLITLGAEFGRLPVIGEKAEVPAEDRNLSAQSRTQRAIERGDAMTVLVPLKHFAKSLQCHLAKPDSAFYGIAPQGACLTEIFQFFVPGTLQTDKSISLHCRLPALDPGSS